In Hevea brasiliensis isolate MT/VB/25A 57/8 chromosome 13, ASM3005281v1, whole genome shotgun sequence, a single genomic region encodes these proteins:
- the LOC110664757 gene encoding cell division cycle protein 48 homolog, protein MADPSSTQPSSSSDPKSGKKDYSTAILERKKSPNRLVVDEAINDDNSVVLMHPATMEMLQFFRGDTVLIKGKKRRDTVCIVLADEQCEEPKIRVNKVVRANLRVRLGDVVSVHQCPDVKYGKRVHILPIDDTIEGVTGNLFDAYLKPYFLESYRPVRKGDLFLVRGGMRSVEFKVIETDPGEYCVVAPDTEIFCEGEPIKREDEERLNEVGYDDVGGVRKQMAQIRELVELPLRHPQLFKSIGVKPPKGILLYGPPGSGKTLIARAVANETGAFFFLINGPEIMSKLAGESESNLRKAFEEAEKNAPSIIFIDEIDSIAPKREKTQGEVERRIVSQLLTLMDGLKSRAHVIVIGATNRPNSIDPALRRFGRFDREIDIGVPDEVGRLEILRIHTKNMKLAEDVDLERVAKDTHGYVGSDLAALCTEAALQCIREKMDVIDLEDETIDAEVLNSMAVTNEHFQIALGSSNPSALRETVVEVPNVSWDDIGGLENVKRELQETVQYPVEHPEKFEKFGMSPSKGVLFYGPPGCGKTLLAKAIANECQANFISVKGPELLTMWFGESEANVREIFDKARQSAPCVLFFDELDSIATQRGSSVGDAGGAADRVLNQLLTEMDGMTAKKTVFIIGATNRPDIIDPALLRPGRLDQLIYIPLPDEASRLQIFKACLRKSPVCRDVDLAALARYTHGFSGADITEICQRACKYAIRENIEKDIEREKRKQENPEAMEEDDVDDVPEIKAAHFEESMKFARRSVSDADIRKYQLFAQTLQQSRGFGTEFRFSDRTENAAAGGASDPFASATAAGDDDDLYS, encoded by the exons atggcCGATCCAAGCTCTACCCAGCCCTCCTCTTCCTCCGACCC GAAAAGCGGTAAGAAAGATTATTCAACTGCAATTTTGGAGCGAAAGAAGTCTCCCAACCGTCTTGTTGTTGACGAGGCCATTAATGATGACAATTCTGTGGTCCTTATGCATCCTGCTACCATGGAAATGCTTCAGTTTTTTCGAGGAGACACTGTGCTAATTAAG GGAAAAAAGAGAAGAGACACAGTTTGTATTGTTCTTGCTGATGAACAATGTGAAGAACCAAAAATCAGAGTGAACAAAGTTGTCAGAGCTAATCTTAGAGTACGCCTTGGAGATGTGGTCTCTGTCCATCAGTGTCCGGACGTGAAGTATGGGAAGCGGGTTCACATCCTTCCAATTGATGACACTATTGAGGGTGTTACGGGCAATTTGTTTGATGCATATTTGAAAC CATATTTCTTGGAATCTTACCGGCCTGTGAGGAAGGGTGACCTTTTCCTGGTCAGGGGTGGTATGCGCAGTGTTGAATTTAAAGTGATTGAGACAGACCCTGGTGAATATTGTGTTGTTGCGCCAGACACTGAAATCTTCTGTGAAGGAGAGCCTATCAAGCGTGAGGATGAGGAGCGGTTGAATGAAGTGGGTTATGATGATGTTGGTGGTGTCAGGAAGCAAATGGCTCAAATTCGTGAACTTGTAGAACTTCCCCTTAGGCACCCACAGCTTTTCAaatcaattggtgtgaagccccCAAAAGGTATTTTATTATATGGGCCTCCTGGGTCTGGAAAAACTCTGATTGCAAGAGCTGTGGCAAACGAGACTGGTGCATTCTTCTTTTTAATTAATGGCCCTGAGATAATGTCAAAGTTGGCTGGTGAGAGTGAGAGCAACTTAAGAAAGGCGTTTGAGGAAGCTGAAAAGAATGCTCCATCCATAATCTTTATAGATGAGATTGATTCTATTGCTCCAAAGAGGGAGAAGACTCAGGGTGAGGTGGAGAGGCGTATAGTATCACAACTTTTGACTTTAATGGATGGCCTAAAGAGCCGGGCACATGTGATTGTTATTGGAGCTACTAATAGGCCCAACAGCATTGACCCAGCCCTGAGGAGGTTTGGGAGATTTGATAGAGAGATTGACATTGGTGTGCCAGATGAAGTTGGACGTTTGGAAATCCTTAGAATCCATACTAAAAATATGAAACTTGCTGAAGAT GTTGATCTTGAACGAGTTGCAAAAGATACCCATGGTTATGTTGGTTCAGATCTTGCTGCCCTCTGCACAGAGGCTGCTCTTCAGTGTATTAGGGAGAAAATGGATGTTATTGACTTGGAGGATGAGACAATTGACGCTGAGGTGTTAAATTCAATGGCTGTGACCAATGAACACTTCCAGATTGCATTGGGATCTTCAAATCCGTCAGCCTTGCGAGAAACA GTTGTAGAGGTTCCTAATGTTTCATGGGATGATATTGGTGGATTGGAAAATGTTAAAAGAGAGCTTCAAGAG ACTGTCCAATATCCTGTGGAACATCCTGAGAAGTTCGAGAAATTTGGCATGTCACCTTCTAAAGGTGTTCTCTTTTATGGACCCCCTGGCTGTGGTAAAACCTTACTTGCAAAAGCAATTGCTAATGAATGCCAGGCCAACTTCATTAGTGTTAAAGGTCCTGAGCTGCTGACTATGTGGTTTGGAGAGAGTGAAGCAAATGTGCGGGAAATATTTGACAAAGCACGGCAGTCTGCTCCATGTGTACTTTTCTTTGATGAACTTGATTCCATTGCAACTCAG CGTGGCAGCTCTGTCGGTGATGCTGGGGGTGCTGCAGATAGAGTACTGAACCAACTTCTGACAGAAATGGATGGGATGACAGCTAAGAAGACAGTTTTTATCATCGGGGCCACAAACAGACCTGATATCATTGATCCAGCATTGCTGAGGCCTGGTCGTTTGGACCAATTGATTTATATCCCTCTACCTGATGAAGCTTCCCGACTTCAGATATTTAAAGCATGTTTGCGCAAGTCACCTGTCTGTAGGGATGTTGACCTAGCGGCTCTTGCACGATACACTCATGGTTTCAGCGGTGCTGATATAACTGAAATTTGCCAGCGTGCTTGCAAATATGCTATTAGAGAAAATATTGAGAAG GATATTGAGAGGGAGAAAAGAAAGCAAGAGAACCCTGAGGCCATGGAAGAAGATGATGTTGATGATGTCCCTGAGATAAAGGCTGCTCATTTTGAAGAATCAATGAAGTTTGCCCGCCGTAGTGTTAGCGATGCAGACATCAGGAAGTATCAGCTCTTTGCGCAGACCCTACAGCAATCTCGTGGATTTGGGACTGAATTTAGGTTTTCAGATCGTACTGAGAATGCTGCAGCTGGAGGGGCTTCAGATCCATTTGCATCAGCAACCGCTGCTGGAGATGATGATGATCTGTATAGCTAA
- the LOC110664758 gene encoding leucine-rich repeat receptor-like serine/threonine-protein kinase RGI4: MPVNPWTFFSFSILSFVLLFPFPFATFAVNQQGQTLLSWKTCFNGLPEVLSNWEATDETPCEWFGVICNFNNQVVALELRYVDLFGNVPSNFTSLFSLNKLILSGTNLTGSIPKEIGGLSLLTSLDLSDNALTGEIPSELCNLLKLEELYLNSNKLEGSIPAEIGNLTRLKWLILYDNQLSGGLSYNIGKLKNLQVIRAGGNKNLEGPLPQEIGNCSNLVLLGLAETSISGFLPPSLGLLKKLQTIAIYTSLLSGQIPPELGYCTQLENIYLYENSLTGSIPNTLGNLPNLKNLLLWQNNLVGIIPPELGNCNQMLVIDISMNSLTGAIPQSFGNLTELQELQLSVNQISGEIPNLLGNCQKITHIELDNNQITGAIPPELGNLSNLTLLFLWQNKLEGNIPTTLSNCHNLEAIDLSQNGLMGPIPKGIFQLKQLNKLLLLSNNLSGEIPPDIGNCSSLIRFRANDNKLTGSIPPQIGNLKNLNFLDLGSNRLTGVTPEEFSGCQNLTFLDLHSNSISGNLPQSLSELVSLQLVDFSDNLIDGTLSPSLGSLHSLTKLILAKNRFSGSIPNQLGSCSKLQLLDLSSNQLSGNIPSSVAKIPSLEIALNLSCNQLTGEIPEEFTELDKLGILDLSHNQLSGDLRYLANLQNLVVLNVSHNNLSGLVPDTPFFSKLPLSVLSGNPELCFPGNQCTSANGKRMKHVTAARVAMVVLLCTACALLLAALYIILAGKKRRHGSRDYDLNSDTDIEMGPPWEVTLYQKLDLSIEDVARSLTADNVIGRGRSGVVYKVTLPSGTTVAVKRFKSAEKIAAASFSSEIATLARIRHRNIVRLLGWGANRKTKLLFYDYLSNGTLGELLHEGSVGLIEWETRFKIALGVAEGLAYLHHDCVPAILHRDVKAHNILLGDRYEACLADFGLARLVEDEQGSFSANPQFAGSYGYMAPEYACMLKITEKSDVYSYGVVLLEMITGKKPVDPSFPEGQHVIQWVREQLKSKKDPVEILDQKLQGHPDTQIQEMLQALGISLLCTSNRAEDRPTMKDVAVLLKEIRHEPAVGSEAHKPTTNNSTKATETTPSYSSSSVTPAQLLLLQNSSHCSLAYSSSSASYASKNQ; this comes from the exons ATGCCTGTAAATCCATGGACCTTCTTCTCCTTCTCCATCCTCTCTTTTGTCCTCCTATTTCCTTTTCCTTTTGCAACTTTCGCCGTTAATCAACAAGGCCAAACTCTTCTCTCATGGAAGACATGCTTCAACGGATTGCCTGAGGTCTTGAGTAATTGGGAGGCTACCGATGAAACTCCCTGCGAATGGTTTGGAGTCATTTGCAATTTTAACAATCAAGTGGTGGCATTGGAATTGAGGTATGTGGATTTGTTTGGAAACGTGCCCTCCAATTTCACCTCACTGTTTTCCTTGAACAAGCTCATTTTATCCGGAACCAACCTTACTGGTTCCATCCCAAAAGAGATTGGAGGTCTTTCCCTGTTGACAAGCTTGGACTTGAGCGACAATGCCTTAACAGGTGAAATCCCAAGTGAGCTCTGCAACTTGCTCAAGCTTGAAGAACtatatctcaactccaataaacttgaAGGCTCAATTCCAGCCGAAATCGGAAATCTGACAAGATTGAAATGGCTCATCCTCTATGACAACCAACTTAGTGGTGGCCTATCATACAACATAGGCAAGTTAAAGAATCTTCAAGTAATTAGAGCAGGTGGCAACAAGAATCTTGAAGGCCCATTGCCTCAAGAAATTGGCAACTGCAGCAACTTGGTGCTGCTAGGGCTCGCAGAAACAAGCATATCAGGTTTTCTCCCCCCAAGTCTGGGCCTCTTAAAGAAACTCCAAACCATTGCCATCTATACTTCCCTCCTTTCTGGCCAAATCCCTCCAGAACTCGGCTACTGCACCCAACTGGAAAACATCTATCTTTATGAAAACTCTCTCACCGGATCCATTCCAAACACATTAGGCAATCTCCCAAATCTGAAAAACCTATTGCTCTGGCAGAACAACCTTGTTGGCATCATCCCTCCAGAGCTAGGAAACTGCAACCAAATGCTGGTCATCGATATATCCATGAATTCACTAACCGGAGCTATACCTCAATCATTTGGCAATTTAACTGAACTCCAAGAACTTCAACTAAGTGTCAATCAAATCTCCGGCGAAATCCCCAATCTGCTGGGAAACTGCCAGAAGATCACACACATAGAGCTCGACAACAATCAGATCACCGGTGCAATTCCTCCTGAATTGGGTAACTTATCAAATCTGACGCTGTTGTTCCTGTGGCAGAACAAGCTTGAGGGCAATATACCAACTACCCTTTCCAACTGTCACAATTTGGAGGCTATCGATTTGTCTCAAAACGGCCTTATGGGCCCCATTCCCAAGGGAATATTTCAGCTTAAGCAACTCAACAAACTGTTGCTCCTCTCCAACAATCTTTCCGGTGAAATTCCGCCCGATATTGGGAATTGCTCCTCGCTCATTCGATTTAGGGCCAACGACAATAAGCTCACTGGATCAATTCCACCGCAGATTGGAAACTTGAAGAACTTGAACTTTTTGGATCTCGGATCCAATCGTCTCACCGGAGTTACACCAGAGGAATTCTCTGGTTGTCAGAATCTCACGTTCTTGGATTTGCATTCAAATTCTATTTCTGGTAACTTGCCACAAAGTTTAAGCGAACTTGTTTCACTGCAATTAGTTGATTTTTCTGATAACCTGATCGACGGCACTTTGAGTCCAAGTCTTGGCTCGCTGCATTCACTCACCAAACTCATTCTGGCCAAGAATCGGTTCTCAGGATCGATTCCGAATCAACTTGGTTCCTGCTCCAAGCTACAGTTATTGGACCTGAGCAGCAACCAGCTCTCAGGTAATATTCCGTCGAGCGTGGCAAAGATTCCATCGCTGGAAATTGCATTGAATCTGAGCTGTAACCAACTCACTGGTGAGATTCCGGAAGAGTTCACGGAGTTAGATAAGCTTGGGATCCTGGATCTCTCTCACAACCAGCTCTCCGGCGATCTGAGGTATCTCGCAAACCTGCAAAATCTCGTCGTTCTCAATGTCTCGCACAATAATTTGTCAGGGCTAGTACCGGACACACCATTCTTCTCGAAGCTACCCCTCAGCGTCCTCTCCGGCAACCCCGAGTTATGCTTCCCCGGCAATCAGTGCACCAGTGCTAATGGCAAGCGCATGAAACACGTGACGGCGGCGCGTGTGGCTATGGTGGTGCTACTTTGCACCGCATGTGCGCTCCTACTGGCGGCGCTCTATATTATCCTTGCGGGCAAAAAACGACGTCACGGGTCCCGCGATTACGATCTCAACAGCGATACCGACATTGAGATGGGCCCACCATGGGAGGTGACTTTATACCAGAAACTCGACTTGTCAATTGAAGACGTGGCACGATCCTTGACAGCCGACAATGTCATAGGACGCGGGAGATCCGGCGTCGTTTATAAGGTGACCCTCCCGTCCGGTACGACGGTGGCCGTTAAAAGATTCAAGTCAGCAGAGAAAATCGCGGCAGCATCATTTTCATCCGAGATTGCGACATTAGCGAGAATTCGACACCGAAATATCGTACGGTTATTGGGGTGGGGAGCTAATCGGAAAACGAAATTACTGTTTTATGATTACTTGAGTAATGGCACATTAGGAGAATTGTTACATGAAGGAAGTGTTGGACTAATAGAGTGGGAGACAAGGTTCAAGATAGCATTGGGCGTGGCGGAGGGATTAGCCTATTTACATCATGACTGCGTACCGGCGATCTTGCACCGGGATGTGAAAGCCCATAATATTTTACTTGGAGACAGATACGAGGCGTGTTTAGCAGATTTCGGGTTGGCTAGGCTGGTTGAAGATGAGCAGGGTTCGTTCTCGGCGAACCCACAATTTGCAGGGTCCTATGGTTACATGGCACCTG AATATGCATGCATGCTGAAAATCACGGAGAAGAGCGATGTTTATAGCTATGGAGTAGTGCTTTTGGAGATGATAACAGGAAAAAAGCCAGTGGATCCATCATTCCCTGAGGGCCAACATGTGATCCAATGGGTGAGAGAGCAGCTGAAGAGTAAGAAGGACCCAGTGGAGATTCTTGATCAAAAACTACAAGGCCACCCGGATACACAAATACAAGAAATGCTTCAAGCACTGGGAATCTCTCTCCTTTGCACGAGCAATCGCGCAGAGGATCGCCCGACAATGAAAGATGTAGCAGTATTATTGAAAGAAATTCGACACGAGCCTGCAGTAGGGAGCGAGGCCCACAAGCCGACCACCAATAACTCCACAAAAGCCACAGAAACTACCCCGTCGTATTCATCGTCCTCAGTGACCCCGGCTCAGCTGTTGCTGCTTCAAAACTCTTCTCATTGTTCACTTGCTTACTCGTCTTCCTCGGCTAGTTATGCTTCCAAAAATCAATAG